A portion of the Bacillus oleivorans genome contains these proteins:
- a CDS encoding LTA synthase family protein — protein MRNVKWPKISLLAIPTLFLWLKTYIAYKTSFSIPIDNVTQEIILFINPLSFLLIVFGLSMFLKEKNQGRFIFITYSLLSVILYANVVYYREFHDFITLPLLFQTDNLGDLGGSIVTLIHPLDFLYFVDVVILALIMWYKPNFITRPFYSKRVRRAYFLVAFAIAFFNLGLAEAERPQLLTRTFDREILVKNIGTYNYHLYDIFLQSKTSAQRALADGSELADIENYVRANYKEPNPELFGAAKGKNVIVISMESTQSFVMGEKINGEEVTPFLNDFIKDSFYFENFYSQVGQGKTSDSEFLVDNSLYPLSRGAVFFTHSGNEYEAMPEILNENGYFTASLHANNSSFWNRDVMYQSLGYKRFYDVEDYEVPEDETTEWGLLDIPFFEQSIDHLKDMPQPFYAKFITLTNHYPFEIAEEYKWIDEYDSNSGTLNRYFPTVRYTDEAIKQFIEQLKAEGIYEDSIIIIYGDHYGISQNHNKAMSQLLGEEITPYVHTQLQRVPLIIHIPGMEGKTMETVGGQIDLKPTLLHLLGISTKGNIDFGSDLFALDRLDYALQRDGSFVTKDYLYAENVCYSKNTEEPVDISKCQPYIDMTAKELDYSDKIIYGDLLRFYGENASKEQTDKRSNEQ, from the coding sequence ATGCGAAACGTAAAATGGCCAAAGATCTCTCTGCTTGCCATTCCTACTTTGTTTCTTTGGCTTAAAACGTATATCGCCTATAAAACTAGCTTTTCAATTCCAATCGATAATGTGACCCAAGAAATCATTCTTTTTATAAATCCGCTAAGTTTCTTGCTCATCGTGTTTGGATTAAGCATGTTTTTGAAAGAAAAGAATCAGGGCAGATTTATTTTTATAACATATTCTCTATTATCAGTCATTCTGTATGCCAACGTTGTTTACTACCGAGAATTCCATGATTTTATTACGCTCCCGCTTTTATTCCAAACTGACAACCTCGGTGATCTGGGAGGCAGTATCGTAACACTAATTCATCCGCTTGATTTTCTATATTTTGTGGATGTTGTCATTCTCGCTCTGATTATGTGGTATAAGCCCAATTTTATTACACGGCCATTTTACTCAAAAAGAGTCAGAAGAGCTTACTTTTTAGTGGCATTTGCTATCGCCTTCTTTAATCTGGGATTGGCAGAGGCTGAAAGGCCGCAATTGCTAACAAGAACATTCGACCGTGAAATATTAGTTAAAAATATTGGAACCTATAATTATCACTTATATGACATTTTTCTTCAGTCTAAGACTTCAGCTCAAAGAGCGTTAGCTGATGGCAGTGAGCTTGCTGATATTGAAAACTATGTAAGAGCCAATTACAAAGAGCCGAATCCGGAATTATTTGGTGCAGCAAAAGGCAAAAATGTGATTGTGATTTCTATGGAGTCTACGCAAAGCTTTGTCATGGGGGAAAAGATTAATGGCGAAGAAGTTACTCCATTTTTAAACGATTTTATTAAGGATAGCTTTTATTTTGAAAACTTTTATAGTCAGGTAGGCCAAGGTAAAACATCTGACTCTGAATTTCTGGTAGATAATTCATTATATCCATTAAGCCGAGGAGCTGTTTTCTTTACCCACTCCGGAAATGAATATGAAGCAATGCCAGAAATTTTAAACGAAAATGGATATTTTACTGCTTCCCTTCATGCGAATAATAGCAGCTTTTGGAATCGTGATGTTATGTACCAGTCTCTTGGGTATAAAAGGTTTTATGATGTAGAAGATTACGAGGTTCCTGAAGATGAAACTACAGAATGGGGATTATTAGACATTCCATTTTTTGAACAATCCATTGATCATCTAAAAGATATGCCACAGCCTTTTTATGCAAAATTTATTACTCTGACCAACCATTATCCATTTGAAATTGCGGAAGAATATAAATGGATTGACGAGTATGACTCAAACAGCGGAACATTAAATCGTTACTTCCCAACGGTCCGCTATACAGATGAAGCGATTAAGCAGTTTATTGAACAATTAAAAGCTGAGGGAATTTACGAAGATTCCATTATCATTATTTACGGGGATCACTATGGTATTTCACAGAACCACAATAAGGCAATGAGCCAGCTTTTGGGAGAAGAAATAACTCCATATGTTCATACTCAGCTTCAACGTGTTCCGTTAATCATCCATATCCCAGGAATGGAAGGGAAAACTATGGAGACAGTTGGCGGTCAAATTGATTTAAAACCAACTTTACTGCACTTGCTCGGAATTTCAACGAAAGGAAATATTGACTTTGGTTCTGACCTATTTGCGCTTGACCGTCTTGACTATGCACTGCAACGGGATGGCAGCTTCGTTACTAAAGATTATCTGTATGCTGAAAATGTGTGCTACAGTAAGAATACCGAAGAGCCAGTTGATATATCCAAGTGTCAGCCTTATATTGACATGACAGCAAAGGAATTAGATTACTCTGATAAGATTATTTATGGCGACCTGCTCCGGTTCTATGGCGAAAACGCCTCAAAAGAACAAACAGATAAAAGATCAAACGAACAGTAA
- a CDS encoding M14 family metallopeptidase, with amino-acid sequence MRITIRPGDTLWYYSQLFGIPLPLLLDSNPSLNPNVITAGSEVQIPGFISVGYTIKSGDSFWKLANERSISIDAILLLNPAVNPNQLQPGQTIGLPERVTSRIIEGKVNYNSSRFQEDLLALAEIYPFIKTEQIGESVMGKPLTELRIGRGDRVIHFNASFHANEWITTPVLMTFINDYALALTNGEAIRGVQTLPLYNFNTLSAVPLVNPDGVDLVLNGPPQSVRDEVIELNNGSMNFDGWKANIRGVDLNNQYPANWEIEQARKPQVPGPRDFPGEAPLTEPEAIAMAELTGSRQFDQVYALHTQGEEFYWGYLGYEPPVSAELAEVFERVSGYQSIRYIDSHAGFRDWFIYIYRRPGFTFELGSGVNPLPITQFDKIYQDMLGVFLVALYRR; translated from the coding sequence ATGAGAATAACGATACGTCCAGGAGATACGCTGTGGTACTATAGTCAATTATTCGGCATCCCGCTTCCACTTCTTCTTGATTCCAATCCTAGCTTAAATCCCAATGTAATTACAGCAGGCAGCGAAGTTCAAATTCCTGGATTTATCTCAGTAGGCTACACGATAAAATCTGGGGATAGCTTTTGGAAACTGGCTAACGAACGTTCAATTTCCATAGATGCGATTCTTTTACTGAACCCTGCTGTAAACCCAAATCAATTACAGCCAGGACAAACGATCGGGCTTCCTGAAAGGGTTACTTCTAGAATAATAGAAGGAAAAGTAAACTATAATTCTAGTCGGTTTCAGGAGGATCTTTTAGCGTTAGCAGAAATCTATCCGTTTATTAAAACCGAACAGATCGGCGAGAGTGTAATGGGGAAACCCTTAACTGAACTCAGAATAGGCAGAGGAGACAGAGTGATTCATTTTAATGCTTCTTTTCATGCCAATGAATGGATTACGACACCGGTTCTCATGACTTTTATTAACGATTATGCCTTAGCCTTGACGAATGGAGAAGCGATTAGAGGAGTCCAAACGTTGCCGCTATACAATTTTAATACGCTATCTGCAGTCCCTCTGGTGAATCCGGATGGAGTTGATTTAGTTTTGAACGGACCGCCTCAATCAGTAAGAGATGAGGTAATCGAGCTGAACAATGGAAGTATGAACTTTGACGGCTGGAAAGCTAATATAAGAGGTGTTGATTTAAATAATCAATACCCGGCCAATTGGGAAATTGAGCAGGCGAGAAAGCCTCAAGTACCTGGTCCGCGTGATTTCCCTGGTGAGGCTCCGCTTACAGAGCCCGAAGCGATTGCAATGGCTGAATTAACTGGGAGCAGGCAGTTTGATCAAGTGTATGCCCTTCACACACAAGGTGAAGAATTTTATTGGGGCTATTTAGGATATGAACCGCCTGTCTCTGCAGAATTAGCCGAGGTTTTTGAAAGAGTAAGCGGATATCAGTCGATAAGATATATCGACAGTCACGCAGGTTTCCGGGACTGGTTTATTTATATTTACCGTCGGCCAGGATTTACTTTTGAATTGGGGAGTGGGGTTAATCCGCTTCCAATTACTCAATTTGATAAAATCTATCAGGATATGCTTGGGGTTTTCTTAGTCGCCTTATATAGAAGATAG
- a CDS encoding DUF2759 domain-containing protein, whose product MGLVIIFALVTILGAIGTFTSFKNKNILGIVFGLGTFLVIGWFTIMTILNSGYPAVH is encoded by the coding sequence ATGGGCTTAGTTATTATTTTTGCTCTCGTGACTATTCTAGGTGCGATTGGAACTTTTACATCATTTAAAAACAAAAATATTTTAGGAATTGTGTTTGGACTAGGTACTTTTCTCGTAATTGGCTGGTTTACAATTATGACAATTCTTAATAGCGGTTACCCCGCTGTACACTAA
- a CDS encoding MBL fold metallo-hydrolase has translation MKWKRTPVGPVAANCYLVWNESKNCLIIDPGGEDEKIRAAIKKLNLSPRAILLTHCHFDHIAALEEIRQSYSIPVYVHENEAKWLLDPALNGSQLFNLGTVRCKPADRFFTTEGTLDVEGFQFTLFETPGHSPGSVSFYFEDDCFVISGDALFYGSIGRTDLPGGNHKELIKSIKEKLLTLPDDTIVLPGHDQETTINQEKEHNPFLK, from the coding sequence ATGAAATGGAAGAGAACACCAGTAGGACCTGTTGCAGCCAATTGTTATTTAGTATGGAATGAGAGCAAAAACTGCCTGATTATTGATCCGGGTGGTGAAGATGAAAAAATAAGGGCTGCCATAAAAAAATTAAACCTGTCACCTCGGGCGATATTATTAACGCACTGTCATTTTGATCATATCGCGGCTCTCGAGGAGATTCGCCAATCTTATTCAATCCCGGTATATGTACATGAAAATGAAGCGAAGTGGCTGTTGGATCCTGCATTAAACGGGTCGCAGTTATTTAATTTGGGAACAGTTCGCTGTAAGCCCGCAGACCGCTTTTTTACAACTGAAGGAACCCTTGATGTAGAAGGTTTTCAGTTTACCTTATTTGAGACTCCTGGTCATTCGCCAGGAAGTGTTTCTTTTTACTTTGAGGATGATTGCTTTGTTATTTCAGGCGATGCCTTATTTTACGGAAGTATCGGCAGAACTGATTTGCCAGGGGGAAATCATAAAGAACTTATAAAAAGTATAAAAGAAAAATTATTAACCTTGCCTGATGATACCATTGTCCTTCCTGGTCATGATCAAGAAACGACGATTAATCAGGAGAAGGAACATAATCCGTTTTTAAAATAG
- a CDS encoding SAM-dependent methyltransferase: MANHLYMDTLNNLIINKIRKEKTHSIPLDHFINLALYYPELGYYKKNREKIGKNGDFYTSPFVSDVFAEIIFDYCLHNLDIWDRFDFCEIGAGTGKFLSGWFTYATKRLKNRLNKVCYYAIESSPYHRELLKKYPFQIQVLEELDSLSPINGVIFANEWLDALPAKVITKYEGTICEAVVAENRGELYQRYEPIKDEKLLSFIEKYQLDPKEGFKIELPLKLESIFPILSQKLGSGKIILIDYMYPIKEWNTPALMDGSLRGFKNHQLMKNVLETPGDMDITYHLPIELIIAVAKENGFILTESARQDEFLLKNGILEKLENHTISDPFHPVAKRNRAVQSLISPGGMSPYFHVLIFEK; this comes from the coding sequence ATGGCTAATCATCTATATATGGATACCCTAAATAATTTAATCATAAATAAAATTAGAAAAGAGAAAACACACTCTATTCCGCTGGATCATTTTATCAATCTTGCGCTTTACTACCCTGAATTAGGTTATTACAAAAAAAACAGAGAAAAAATCGGGAAGAATGGAGATTTTTATACTTCCCCTTTTGTTTCGGATGTATTTGCGGAAATTATTTTCGATTATTGTTTACACAATCTAGATATATGGGACAGGTTCGATTTTTGCGAAATCGGTGCAGGAACCGGGAAATTTTTAAGCGGATGGTTTACCTATGCAACAAAAAGATTAAAAAATCGCTTAAATAAAGTCTGTTATTATGCGATTGAATCAAGTCCGTATCATCGGGAATTATTAAAAAAATACCCTTTTCAGATTCAGGTATTGGAAGAGCTCGACTCACTTTCCCCGATAAATGGTGTTATTTTTGCAAATGAATGGCTGGATGCGCTGCCTGCAAAAGTTATAACAAAATACGAGGGAACTATCTGTGAAGCAGTTGTGGCTGAAAATAGAGGAGAGCTTTATCAAAGATATGAACCTATAAAGGATGAAAAACTTTTGTCTTTTATTGAAAAATATCAGTTAGATCCAAAAGAAGGATTCAAGATCGAACTTCCGCTTAAACTTGAGTCGATTTTCCCGATCCTGTCTCAGAAACTTGGGTCGGGCAAAATAATCCTGATTGATTATATGTATCCGATTAAGGAATGGAATACGCCTGCATTAATGGATGGGAGTTTAAGGGGATTTAAAAATCATCAGCTTATGAAAAATGTTCTTGAAACTCCTGGTGATATGGATATCACTTATCATCTGCCAATTGAGTTAATTATCGCGGTTGCAAAGGAAAATGGGTTTATACTGACAGAATCGGCGAGGCAAGATGAATTCTTACTAAAAAATGGGATTTTGGAGAAGCTGGAAAACCACACCATTTCAGATCCATTCCATCCGGTGGCGAAAAGGAATCGGGCGGTCCAGTCTTTAATTTCACCGGGAGGAATGAGTCCGTATTTTCATGTATTAATTTTTGAAAAATAA
- a CDS encoding DUF2626 domain-containing protein, with protein MDRMYRVLGFWTGIFAIMFFLGDMVEISLLFFGQTAFFVFLGYLKLSERMYIYIFGAYLTVFFAGFTYYTTFMMTPGAGH; from the coding sequence ATGGATCGAATGTACAGAGTACTTGGCTTCTGGACTGGAATTTTTGCAATTATGTTTTTCTTAGGAGATATGGTCGAAATCTCTTTACTTTTCTTCGGTCAAACGGCCTTTTTCGTTTTCTTAGGTTATTTAAAGCTCTCAGAGAGAATGTACATTTACATTTTTGGTGCATATCTAACGGTGTTCTTCGCAGGTTTTACTTACTACACAACATTTATGATGACTCCTGGGGCCGGGCACTAA